In Actinoplanes derwentensis, the following proteins share a genomic window:
- a CDS encoding MarR family winged helix-turn-helix transcriptional regulator, with product MSRTGVTMTEFAVLLILSQAPDRRMRMAALASAAGLTPSRITRVVDDLARHDLVRKERHSQDSRGNDAILTDSGLRRMREIQPAHLASARRRVVDRVPSALLPALAQILAELADSLSPQSRDA from the coding sequence ATGTCGCGCACCGGGGTCACCATGACCGAGTTCGCGGTTCTGTTGATCCTCAGTCAGGCACCTGACCGTCGCATGCGGATGGCTGCTCTCGCCTCCGCCGCGGGCCTCACCCCGTCACGCATCACCCGCGTCGTCGACGACCTGGCCAGGCATGATCTGGTGCGCAAGGAACGGCACAGTCAGGACAGTCGCGGCAACGACGCCATTCTCACCGATTCCGGCCTGCGCAGGATGCGGGAGATTCAGCCCGCTCACCTGGCCAGCGCCCGGCGCCGGGTGGTCGACCGGGTTCCGTCCGCTCTGCTGCCGGCTCTCGCGCAGATCCTCGCCGAGCTCGCGGATTCACTGTCACCACAGAGCCGCGACGCCTGA
- a CDS encoding peptide ABC transporter substrate-binding protein, giving the protein MELYRNPRDKRVFVPRPNGSMVLNFGHPIAWAILACTTIIPFTIVAVVTIAVIL; this is encoded by the coding sequence ATGGAGCTCTACCGCAACCCGCGCGACAAACGGGTCTTCGTCCCCCGGCCGAACGGGAGCATGGTGCTCAATTTCGGTCACCCGATCGCCTGGGCGATCCTGGCATGCACCACGATCATCCCTTTCACGATCGTCGCGGTGGTCACGATCGCGGTCATTCTTTAA
- a CDS encoding antitoxin codes for MSFLDKAKELVAKHDEQVDAGLEKLGDQVDQRTGQKYSDHIDRGVDAAQQHTGAGDTHQRVTEDRTP; via the coding sequence ATGAGCTTCTTGGACAAGGCTAAGGAACTGGTGGCGAAACACGACGAGCAGGTCGACGCCGGTCTGGAGAAGCTGGGCGACCAGGTCGACCAGCGGACCGGGCAGAAGTATTCGGATCACATCGACCGGGGTGTGGACGCCGCTCAGCAGCACACCGGCGCGGGTGACACCCACCAGCGGGTGACGGAGGACCGCACCCCCTGA
- a CDS encoding NAD-dependent epimerase/dehydratase family protein, with amino-acid sequence MQILVIGATGYAGRRVSSALARAGHTVLGLSRDPDGHAARDLTAHEVTVVAGDFSEPETWRGHLTGTDAVVHLLMDMSDPVGADQRLFAELTAVQNRDGRRRHLVYTTGISAYGRTGLPLMDETTPGNQESPIGFRFGLEKELAATGLAHTVVRPGFLYGGPATTSMTGQWFAAAEAKAPVFYGDTTKRWSWIHVDDLAEAYVRILDNPAAVDGEVFVVADDQSLTTLDMQRVAVRAAGYTGEITLDSAAAGGIMQMAADQDELVTSAKAHRLLNWRPRHPSFTDAPELHYRAWKIATTN; translated from the coding sequence ATGCAGATTCTCGTCATCGGCGCCACCGGCTATGCCGGCCGTCGCGTCTCCTCCGCCTTGGCCCGCGCCGGGCACACCGTCCTGGGCCTGTCCCGTGACCCGGACGGCCACGCGGCCCGGGACCTGACCGCCCATGAGGTCACCGTGGTCGCGGGCGACTTCTCCGAACCGGAGACCTGGCGCGGACACCTGACCGGCACCGACGCCGTCGTGCACCTGCTCATGGACATGAGCGACCCGGTCGGCGCGGACCAGCGGCTGTTCGCCGAACTGACCGCAGTCCAGAACCGCGACGGCCGCCGACGCCACCTCGTCTACACCACCGGGATCTCCGCCTACGGCCGTACCGGGCTGCCGCTGATGGACGAGACCACCCCCGGCAACCAGGAAAGCCCGATCGGCTTCCGATTCGGCCTGGAGAAAGAACTCGCCGCGACAGGACTCGCGCACACCGTGGTCCGTCCCGGCTTCCTGTACGGCGGCCCGGCAACCACATCGATGACCGGCCAATGGTTCGCCGCTGCCGAGGCGAAGGCCCCCGTCTTCTACGGCGACACCACCAAACGCTGGAGCTGGATCCACGTCGACGACCTGGCCGAGGCCTACGTCCGTATCCTCGACAATCCCGCGGCCGTCGACGGCGAGGTGTTCGTGGTCGCCGACGACCAGAGCCTGACCACCCTGGACATGCAGCGTGTCGCGGTCCGAGCCGCCGGCTACACCGGCGAGATCACACTGGACAGCGCCGCCGCGGGCGGCATCATGCAGATGGCCGCCGACCAGGACGAACTCGTGACCAGCGCCAAGGCCCACCGCCTACTGAACTGGCGCCCCCGCCACCCGTCCTTCACCGACGCCCCGGAATTGCACTATCGGGCCTGGAAGATCGCCACGACGAACTGA
- a CDS encoding outer membrane protein assembly factor BamB family protein has product MLIDLDHAPPSPASDAAPTPRHPMWIVAVLMTLFLGGAQVPEEIRTLRPSVVADELVVSWMLDGNTFYSLHSRPAGGSMELQARTVPSSEPLWTRLFDADGTVPQLRMAGPYLALIYGSQTVLLDASTGKARWRDDDYSAAMAAGDEVLLWTPEGRAGLLDPVTAKIRWRQEVAAAPIGVTTTEQHVQVLYDDGTAVAYGRAGGEVVNTVAELPVREQDTDAYGGVIDDGLPTLVAAGDLAIVFGPGQIAALRLPTLERLWTAPVPRPVGVSRCGNRVCVLHAGGMTALDQSTGAPLWSGTDWTTWNGTLAGGPGGRIARVDPDTGRILADRGRGQLAGTMVIRAGSDRTAVFDQFSGALRAIVPYALLRCDGTGDQIACQGPGGSVMVWRIPKT; this is encoded by the coding sequence GTGCTCATCGATCTCGATCACGCCCCGCCGTCTCCGGCATCGGATGCCGCGCCCACCCCGCGGCATCCGATGTGGATCGTCGCGGTCCTGATGACGCTGTTTCTCGGTGGTGCACAGGTTCCTGAGGAGATCCGGACACTGCGGCCGTCGGTGGTGGCTGACGAACTCGTCGTCTCCTGGATGCTGGACGGCAACACCTTCTACAGCCTGCACTCGCGACCCGCCGGCGGGTCGATGGAGTTGCAGGCCCGGACGGTGCCGAGTTCCGAGCCGCTGTGGACGAGACTGTTCGACGCCGACGGCACCGTGCCGCAGTTGCGGATGGCCGGGCCGTACCTGGCGCTGATCTACGGCTCCCAGACGGTGCTGCTCGACGCGAGTACCGGAAAGGCACGCTGGCGGGACGACGACTACTCGGCGGCGATGGCGGCCGGTGACGAGGTGCTGCTCTGGACCCCGGAGGGCCGGGCCGGCCTGCTCGACCCGGTGACCGCGAAGATCCGCTGGCGGCAGGAGGTCGCGGCCGCGCCGATCGGCGTCACCACCACCGAACAGCACGTGCAGGTCCTCTACGACGACGGCACGGCGGTGGCATACGGGCGTGCGGGCGGTGAGGTGGTGAACACCGTCGCGGAACTGCCGGTGCGGGAGCAGGACACCGACGCTTACGGAGGGGTGATCGACGACGGGCTGCCGACGCTGGTGGCGGCTGGTGACCTGGCGATCGTCTTCGGTCCTGGGCAGATCGCCGCGCTGCGACTGCCCACACTGGAACGGCTGTGGACGGCACCGGTTCCCCGCCCGGTCGGGGTGAGCCGCTGCGGCAACCGGGTGTGCGTGCTGCACGCCGGCGGGATGACCGCTCTCGATCAGAGCACCGGCGCACCGCTCTGGTCCGGTACCGACTGGACCACCTGGAACGGGACCCTGGCCGGCGGCCCCGGCGGCCGGATCGCCCGAGTCGACCCCGACACCGGGAGAATCCTCGCGGACCGAGGCCGGGGACAGCTCGCCGGAACGATGGTGATCCGCGCCGGAAGCGACCGCACAGCCGTGTTCGACCAGTTCAGCGGGGCTCTCCGCGCGATCGTGCCGTACGCACTGCTCCGCTGCGACGGCACCGGAGACCAGATCGCCTGCCAGGGCCCTGGCGGCTCCGTCATGGTGTGGCGAATCCCGAAAACCTAG
- a CDS encoding right-handed parallel beta-helix repeat-containing protein, whose product MVSTLAVPGTYPTLRDALEVAPDGAVVSLAPGTYRERIDLAGRRLALRAAGDPGSAVVDASGLGGPALAVSSGDVEVDGLTLVADDYPAVAVSGGHVRLRRCELSAGYGSGLQAEGGATVDALEVRVTNGQHGLVFSDAGGTIESCEIRGVSDDGVIVRLGADPVIRGTVVSDCGYRGVYVYQSGRPVIERCDISGTGDAGIVVAHASQSRIVETWVHQTSGPGIVIGAGCTAVIEQCRVEETAEPRVRVDPGAKATVTLDDGIGLPQAGLVAAGTAQDAAEVERLLTELDSMIGLAGVKGEVRSLIDEIQVNEWRRGAGLSVGAVSHHLIFTGAPGTGKTTVARIYGQLLKALGVLPNGQFREVSRRDLVGQYIGHTAEKTTSVFEDAMGGVLFIDEAYTLARAGGAAADFGQEAIDTLVKLMEDHRDQVAVIVAGYTSEMLDFLDANSGLASRFAKTMEFENYGPEELVRIAGRIARHDDYVFAIGLSEALYDHFGQLEQHRNFGNAREARKLLESMRKAQSGRLRAMGRMPSRDDLRTLMLADLRVATR is encoded by the coding sequence GTGGTCAGCACCCTGGCGGTCCCCGGCACCTATCCGACTCTGCGCGACGCTCTCGAGGTGGCACCCGACGGGGCGGTCGTCTCCCTGGCACCCGGCACCTACCGGGAGCGCATCGACCTGGCCGGCCGCCGTCTGGCCCTGCGGGCCGCCGGTGATCCCGGTTCGGCGGTGGTGGACGCGTCCGGGCTGGGCGGCCCGGCGCTGGCCGTCTCCTCCGGCGACGTCGAGGTCGACGGTCTGACGCTGGTCGCCGACGACTATCCGGCGGTGGCGGTCTCCGGGGGCCATGTGCGGCTGCGCCGCTGCGAGCTCTCCGCCGGTTACGGTTCCGGTCTGCAGGCGGAGGGCGGCGCCACCGTCGACGCCCTTGAGGTCCGGGTGACGAACGGTCAGCACGGGCTGGTCTTCTCCGACGCCGGCGGCACGATCGAGTCCTGTGAGATCCGCGGGGTCTCCGACGACGGGGTGATCGTGCGACTCGGCGCCGACCCGGTGATCCGCGGGACGGTGGTGAGCGACTGCGGTTACCGGGGTGTCTACGTCTACCAGTCCGGCCGCCCGGTGATCGAGCGCTGCGACATCTCCGGCACCGGTGACGCCGGCATCGTGGTGGCCCACGCGAGCCAGTCGCGGATCGTCGAGACCTGGGTGCATCAGACGTCCGGGCCGGGCATCGTGATCGGCGCCGGCTGCACGGCCGTGATCGAACAGTGCCGGGTCGAGGAGACCGCGGAGCCGAGAGTGCGCGTCGACCCGGGTGCCAAGGCGACCGTGACACTCGACGACGGCATCGGGCTCCCCCAGGCCGGACTGGTCGCCGCCGGCACCGCGCAGGACGCCGCCGAGGTCGAGCGCCTGCTCACCGAGCTCGACTCGATGATCGGCCTGGCCGGGGTGAAAGGCGAGGTCCGGTCCTTGATCGACGAGATCCAGGTGAACGAGTGGCGGCGTGGCGCGGGCCTGTCGGTCGGCGCGGTCAGCCACCACCTGATCTTCACCGGCGCGCCCGGGACGGGAAAGACCACGGTCGCCCGCATCTACGGGCAGCTGTTGAAAGCCCTCGGGGTGCTGCCGAACGGGCAGTTCCGTGAGGTGTCCCGCCGTGATCTGGTCGGGCAGTACATCGGTCACACCGCGGAGAAGACCACGTCGGTCTTCGAGGACGCGATGGGTGGGGTGCTGTTCATCGACGAGGCGTACACGCTGGCCCGGGCCGGCGGGGCGGCCGCCGACTTCGGTCAGGAGGCGATCGACACCCTGGTGAAACTGATGGAGGACCACCGCGACCAGGTGGCGGTGATCGTGGCCGGTTACACCAGCGAGATGCTCGATTTCCTGGACGCGAACTCCGGTCTGGCCTCACGGTTCGCCAAGACCATGGAATTCGAGAACTACGGCCCGGAGGAACTGGTGCGGATCGCCGGCCGGATCGCCCGGCACGACGACTACGTGTTCGCGATCGGGTTGTCCGAGGCGCTCTACGACCACTTCGGTCAGTTGGAGCAGCACCGGAACTTCGGCAACGCCCGCGAGGCGCGCAAGCTGCTCGAGAGCATGCGCAAGGCACAGTCCGGACGGCTACGGGCGATGGGGCGGATGCCCAGCCGTGACGACCTTCGGACACTCATGCTCGCCGATCTGCGGGTGGCGACCCGCTGA
- a CDS encoding type VII secretion protein EccE, whose product MHRGEGTTYGSAAPAPRQATAAAAPLRPPATPPVWGETPPPGGSHPATLSHQVPEATVRAVPRKGHLGPLSLVQIVVAETALLAFAASFTRTPLVVLLAAAGGGLLVLVFFTRRQHRWWLEHWQVTHEHRRRRSARVDPRHGPVLAALRTIAPGLTVRDIGPATTAATSPANLPGQVPETTVGVARDEAGWFSGVALDPAAAPLPLDVLVTALSGTGQPGLVLGLVTHTVPAPSPDTPAATPAGASYRQLTESVSPGPVPSFRESTISIRVDARTLAEALLDHTADPEEAARLVAGLARKVATSLRRLGITGRPLDAEQLLALLARSCDVEPWALTEGPGVDEAWTHWRSARLIHRTYWLKTWPTSATEIGPLFAWAATAPAAQTSVTLVIDPAPGDELRVRAFIRLATRPDADLAALDRVLQQGVRRVGGELLPLDGEHGLAAYATAPTGGGAG is encoded by the coding sequence GTGCATCGTGGAGAGGGAACGACGTACGGCAGTGCCGCGCCAGCGCCACGGCAGGCCACAGCGGCCGCCGCACCGTTGCGGCCACCGGCCACGCCACCGGTCTGGGGTGAGACCCCTCCCCCGGGCGGGAGCCACCCGGCCACGCTGTCTCATCAGGTGCCCGAGGCGACGGTTCGGGCCGTACCGCGCAAGGGCCATCTGGGGCCGCTGAGCCTGGTGCAGATCGTGGTCGCCGAGACCGCGCTGCTCGCCTTCGCCGCCTCGTTCACCCGGACACCACTGGTCGTCCTGCTCGCCGCGGCCGGTGGCGGCCTGCTGGTCCTGGTCTTCTTCACCCGCCGGCAGCATCGTTGGTGGCTGGAGCACTGGCAGGTCACCCACGAACACCGGCGCCGCCGGTCGGCCCGTGTCGACCCCCGGCACGGGCCGGTGCTGGCCGCGTTGCGCACGATCGCCCCCGGCCTCACCGTCCGCGACATCGGCCCCGCGACCACTGCGGCCACCTCCCCCGCGAACCTTCCCGGGCAGGTCCCGGAGACCACGGTCGGTGTCGCCCGGGACGAGGCCGGCTGGTTCAGCGGGGTGGCCCTCGACCCGGCTGCCGCCCCACTCCCCCTCGACGTGCTGGTCACCGCGCTCTCCGGCACCGGGCAACCGGGGCTGGTCCTGGGGCTGGTCACGCACACGGTTCCGGCGCCCAGCCCCGACACGCCCGCGGCGACTCCGGCCGGGGCCTCCTACCGGCAGCTCACCGAGTCGGTCAGTCCCGGCCCGGTCCCGTCGTTCCGGGAGTCGACGATCAGCATCCGCGTCGACGCCCGCACCCTGGCCGAGGCGCTGCTCGACCACACCGCCGACCCGGAGGAAGCCGCCCGTCTCGTCGCCGGGCTGGCCCGGAAGGTGGCGACCAGTCTGCGGCGCCTGGGCATCACCGGGCGGCCCCTCGACGCGGAACAGTTGCTCGCCCTGCTGGCCCGCTCCTGCGACGTGGAACCGTGGGCGCTGACCGAGGGCCCCGGGGTGGACGAGGCGTGGACGCATTGGCGGTCGGCGCGGCTGATCCACCGGACGTACTGGCTGAAGACCTGGCCCACCTCGGCGACCGAGATCGGCCCGCTCTTCGCGTGGGCGGCGACCGCACCGGCGGCCCAGACCAGCGTCACACTGGTCATCGACCCGGCTCCCGGCGACGAACTCCGGGTGCGCGCGTTCATCCGGCTCGCCACCCGTCCCGACGCCGACCTGGCCGCCCTCGACCGGGTCCTGCAGCAGGGCGTCCGCCGGGTCGGCGGCGAACTGCTCCCCCTGGACGGCGAACACGGCCTGGCGGCCTACGCGACCGCCCCGACCGGAGGCGGTGCCGGATGA
- the lipA gene encoding lipoyl synthase — protein MLRIEARNAETPIERKPPWIKVKAKMGPEYTEMRGRVQKEGLHTVCQEAGCPNIYECWEDREATFLIGGDQCTRRCDFCQIDTGKPAEFDADEPRRVGESVATMGLRYATITGVARDDLPDGGAWLYAETVRQIHKLLPDCGVELLIPDFNADPVQLAEVFGATPEVLAHNVETVPRIFKRIRPGFRYERSLNVITQARAAGLVTKSNLILGMGEERSEVSAALRDLHEAGCELITITQYLRPTPRHHPVERWVKPEEFVELREEAEQIGFAGVMSGPLVRSSYRAGRLYKQALEARA, from the coding sequence ATGCTGCGCATCGAGGCGCGCAACGCCGAGACTCCCATCGAGCGGAAACCGCCGTGGATCAAAGTCAAGGCGAAGATGGGCCCTGAGTACACCGAGATGCGCGGCCGGGTGCAGAAAGAGGGATTGCACACGGTCTGTCAGGAGGCCGGTTGCCCCAACATCTATGAATGTTGGGAAGACCGCGAGGCCACCTTCCTCATCGGCGGCGATCAGTGCACCCGCCGCTGTGACTTCTGCCAGATCGACACCGGCAAACCGGCCGAGTTCGATGCCGACGAGCCCCGCCGGGTCGGTGAGTCGGTCGCCACGATGGGCCTGCGTTACGCCACGATCACCGGTGTCGCCCGCGACGATCTCCCCGACGGCGGCGCCTGGTTGTATGCGGAGACCGTCCGCCAGATCCACAAGTTGCTCCCCGACTGCGGTGTCGAGCTGCTGATCCCCGACTTCAACGCCGACCCGGTGCAGCTGGCCGAGGTCTTCGGCGCGACCCCCGAGGTGCTGGCCCACAACGTGGAGACGGTGCCGCGCATCTTCAAGCGCATCCGCCCCGGTTTCCGCTATGAGCGCTCCCTCAACGTGATCACGCAGGCCCGCGCGGCCGGTCTGGTCACCAAGAGCAACCTGATCCTCGGCATGGGCGAGGAGCGTTCCGAGGTCTCCGCCGCCCTCCGCGACCTGCACGAGGCTGGTTGCGAGCTGATCACCATCACGCAGTACCTGCGGCCCACCCCGCGCCACCACCCGGTCGAGCGCTGGGTGAAGCCCGAGGAGTTCGTCGAGCTCCGTGAGGAGGCCGAGCAGATCGGCTTCGCCGGTGTGATGAGCGGCCCGCTGGTTCGCTCCTCCTACCGGGCGGGCCGCCTCTACAAGCAGGCCCTCGAAGCCCGCGCCTGA
- the lipB gene encoding lipoyl(octanoyl) transferase LipB: MTSSVLTVLRPGLVDYLEAWEEQKRLHEAVASGTQPDTILLLEHPSVFTAGKRTEPADRPFDGTPVVDVDRGGKITWHGPGQLVGYPILRLATPVDVVAYVRRTEQMLIDVCAEFGVVAERVDGRSGAWVRATDGGLDRKIAQIGIRVSRGVTLHGFALNCDCDLSNFDRFIPCGIRDADVTSLSAEVGRPIPLSEVMPVVERHLTTLI; the protein is encoded by the coding sequence GTGACTTCCTCTGTTCTCACCGTCCTGCGCCCCGGCCTGGTCGACTACCTGGAGGCCTGGGAGGAGCAGAAACGCCTGCACGAGGCGGTGGCGTCCGGCACGCAGCCGGACACCATCCTGCTGCTCGAGCACCCCAGTGTCTTCACCGCGGGCAAACGCACCGAGCCGGCCGACCGCCCCTTCGACGGCACCCCCGTGGTCGACGTCGACCGCGGCGGCAAGATCACTTGGCACGGTCCGGGCCAGCTCGTCGGCTACCCGATCCTGCGCCTGGCCACCCCGGTCGACGTGGTCGCCTACGTGCGCCGCACCGAGCAGATGCTGATCGACGTCTGCGCCGAGTTCGGTGTGGTCGCCGAGCGGGTCGACGGCCGCAGCGGCGCCTGGGTCCGGGCCACCGACGGCGGCCTGGACCGCAAGATCGCCCAGATCGGCATCCGGGTCTCCCGAGGCGTCACGCTGCACGGCTTCGCCCTGAACTGCGACTGCGATCTGTCAAACTTCGACCGGTTCATCCCATGTGGCATCCGCGACGCCGACGTCACGTCCCTGAGCGCCGAGGTCGGTCGCCCGATCCCGCTCAGCGAGGTCATGCCGGTCGTCGAGCGCCACCTGACCACGCTGATCTGA
- a CDS encoding DUF4191 domain-containing protein, translated as MAKPQEKVSFRERLKQIGQVFAFTAKQDKWFVPLVVGAVAIPVAITVVVVLLTGGYLWIPVGILFTLLAVLIVLNLRSNTAMMNVAEGQPGAAASLMENMRGDWRVRPAASSTTQFDMVHVVIGKPGVILLGEGDPQRVRSLLSQEKKRLIKVIGNAPLYDYVIGSDDGQLPVRKLRTTMLKLPRNLTGKDVNALDKRLGALMSRPQMPKGAIPKNMRPSKGAGRQQRPR; from the coding sequence ATGGCAAAACCCCAGGAGAAGGTGTCGTTCCGCGAGCGGCTGAAGCAGATCGGCCAGGTGTTCGCGTTCACGGCGAAGCAGGACAAGTGGTTCGTCCCGCTGGTGGTCGGCGCGGTCGCGATCCCGGTGGCGATCACCGTGGTCGTCGTGCTCCTGACGGGTGGTTACCTCTGGATCCCGGTCGGCATCCTGTTCACGCTGCTGGCTGTCCTGATCGTGCTGAACCTGCGGTCCAACACGGCGATGATGAACGTGGCGGAGGGCCAGCCCGGCGCCGCCGCCTCGCTGATGGAGAACATGCGCGGCGACTGGCGGGTCCGGCCGGCCGCGAGTTCCACCACGCAGTTCGACATGGTGCACGTGGTGATCGGCAAGCCCGGTGTGATCCTGCTCGGCGAGGGTGACCCGCAGCGGGTCCGGAGCCTGCTCAGCCAGGAGAAGAAGCGCCTGATCAAGGTCATCGGAAACGCGCCGTTGTACGACTACGTGATCGGCAGCGACGACGGCCAGCTCCCGGTCCGCAAGCTGCGCACGACCATGCTGAAGCTGCCCCGCAACCTCACCGGCAAGGATGTGAACGCTCTGGACAAGCGTCTCGGCGCCCTGATGTCGCGCCCGCAGATGCCGAAGGGCGCGATCCCGAAGAACATGCGGCCCAGCAAGGGCGCTGGGCGCCAGCAGCGACCGCGCTGA
- the aspS gene encoding aspartate--tRNA(Asn) ligase: MQRILSTELTGHIDETVTIAGWIHRRRLLKQVAFLIVRDVSGLSQVIVTDPQTREQLERLSEESVVEVTATVTASEQAPHGVELTGPVIRELSRVTVPLPFELHRPALTAGLPAQLDHAALALRHPSRALSLRIAAAAAKGFRESLEAQRFVEIQTPKIVESATESGANVFKLDYFGRPGYLAQSPQFYKQLMVGVFERVFEVGPVFRAEPSDTARHLAQYTSLDAEMGFITDHRDVMAALTRTIAGMLREIGNHADVTAELGAEIPAVHFTEALRIAGAPEDEPDLAPAHERALGEWAKKEHGSDFLFVTGYPMRKRPFYTHPDPADPTWSNGFDLLFRGLEIVTGGQRLHRYEDYVTALAARGESLEPYAGYLDGFRFGMPPHGGWAIGLERFVARLTGIANVRETTAFPRDLNRIAP, translated from the coding sequence ATGCAACGCATCCTCTCCACCGAACTGACCGGGCACATCGATGAGACGGTCACCATCGCCGGCTGGATCCATCGCCGCCGGCTACTCAAACAGGTGGCGTTCCTGATCGTCCGGGACGTCTCCGGGCTCAGTCAGGTGATCGTCACCGACCCGCAGACCCGTGAGCAACTCGAACGACTCTCCGAGGAGAGCGTCGTCGAGGTGACCGCCACGGTCACCGCCAGCGAACAGGCGCCGCACGGGGTGGAACTCACCGGGCCGGTGATCCGCGAACTGAGCCGGGTGACCGTACCGCTGCCGTTCGAACTGCATCGACCCGCGCTGACCGCGGGTCTCCCGGCCCAGCTGGACCACGCCGCTCTCGCTCTGCGGCATCCCAGCCGGGCGCTGAGCCTGCGGATCGCGGCCGCCGCGGCCAAGGGTTTCCGGGAGTCCCTGGAGGCGCAGCGGTTCGTCGAGATCCAGACGCCGAAGATCGTCGAGTCGGCGACCGAGTCCGGGGCGAACGTCTTCAAACTCGACTACTTCGGACGGCCGGGTTATCTGGCGCAGTCGCCGCAGTTCTACAAACAGCTGATGGTCGGTGTATTCGAGCGGGTGTTCGAGGTGGGGCCGGTGTTCCGGGCCGAGCCGAGCGACACCGCACGGCACCTGGCGCAGTACACGTCACTGGACGCCGAGATGGGTTTCATCACCGACCACCGGGACGTGATGGCCGCGCTGACCAGGACGATCGCCGGGATGCTGAGGGAGATCGGCAACCACGCCGACGTCACCGCGGAACTGGGCGCGGAGATCCCCGCCGTCCACTTCACCGAGGCGTTGCGGATCGCCGGCGCGCCCGAGGACGAGCCCGACCTGGCACCGGCGCACGAACGTGCGCTGGGTGAGTGGGCGAAGAAGGAACACGGCTCGGACTTCCTCTTCGTCACCGGTTACCCGATGCGCAAACGGCCGTTCTACACCCATCCCGACCCGGCCGACCCGACCTGGTCCAACGGGTTCGACCTGCTGTTCCGCGGACTGGAGATCGTCACCGGCGGGCAGCGGCTGCACCGGTACGAGGACTACGTCACCGCGCTGGCGGCCCGCGGCGAGTCGCTGGAACCGTACGCTGGATATCTCGACGGTTTTCGATTCGGCATGCCGCCGCACGGTGGCTGGGCGATCGGGCTGGAGCGGTTCGTGGCCCGCCTGACCGGGATCGCGAACGTCCGCGAGACCACGGCGTTCCCCCGCGACCTCAACCGGATCGCGCCGTGA